A single region of the Sorghum bicolor cultivar BTx623 chromosome 9, Sorghum_bicolor_NCBIv3, whole genome shotgun sequence genome encodes:
- the LOC8082982 gene encoding GDSL esterase/lipase At5g45670 isoform X2, whose translation MGRCACAWQMVVVGALAVLVAAATTARAAPQVPCYFIFGDSLVDNGNNNFIVSMARANYPPYGIDFAGGPTGRFSNGLTTVDAIAKLLGFDDFVPPFSGASSQQLLRGANFASAAAGIREETGQQLGGRISFSGQVQNYQSAVQEVISILGDEGSAATHLSRCIFTVGMGSNDYLNNYFMPAFYSTGSQYTPEQYAESLADDYSRLLQVMYRYGARKVALIGVGQVGCSPNELAQRSANGVTCVEQINAAVRMFNRRLVGLVDRFNKLPGAHFTYINIYGIFDDILRSPGAHGLKVTNAGCCGVGRNNGQVTCLPFQMPCANRHEYLFWDAFHPTEAANVLVAQRTYSAKLASDVHPVDLRTLARL comes from the exons ATGGGGCGGTGCGCGTGCGCGTGGCAAATGGTCGTCGTGGGTGCCTTGGCCGTGCTCgtcgcggcggcgacgacggcgcGGGCGGCGCCGCAGGTGCCGTGCTACTTCATCTTCGGGGACTCGCTCGTGGACAACGGCAACAACAACTTCATCGTGTCCATGGCAAGGGCCAACTACCCGCCCTACGGGATCGACTTCGCCGGCGGCCCTACCGGCCGCTTCAGCAACGGCCTCACCACCGTCGATGCCATCG CTAAGCTCCTGGGCTTCGACGACTTCGTGCCCCCGTTCTCCGGCGCAAGCAGCCAGCAGCTCCTCCGCGGCGCCAActtcgcctccgccgccgccgggatccGGGAGGAGACGGGCCAGCAGCTG GGTGGGCGGATCAGCTTCAGCGGGCAGGTGCAGAACTACCAGTCGGCGGTGCAGGAGGTGATCAGCATCCTGGGCGACGAGGGCTCGGCGGCGACGCACCTGAGCCGGTGCATCTTCACGGTGGGGATGGGCAGCAACGACTACCTCAACAACTACTTCATGCCGGCCTTCTACAGCACGGGCAGCCAGTACACGCCGGAGCAGTACGCGGAGTCCCTGGCCGACGACTACTCCCGTCTCCTGCAGGTGATGTACCGGTACGGCGCCCGGAAGGTGGCGCTGATCGGCGTCGGGCAGGTCGGGTGCAGCCCCAACGAGCTGGCGCAGCGCAGCGCCAACGGCGTCACCTGCGTCGAGCAGATCAACGCCGCCGTCCGGATGTTCAACCGGCGGCTCGTCGGACTTGTGGACAGGTTCAACAAGCTCCCCGGCGCGCACTTCACCTACATCAACATCTACGGCATCTTCGACGACATCCTCAGGTCACCCGGCGCCCACGGGCTGAAGGTGACCAACGCGGGGTGCTGCGGCGTGGGCAGGAACAACGGGCAGGTGACGTGCCTGCCGTTCCAGATGCCCTGCGCCAACAGGCACGAGTACCTCTTCTGGGACGCCTTCCACCCGACGGAGGCGGCCAACGTCCTCGTCGCCCAGAGGACCTACAGCGCCAAGCTCGCCTCCGACGTGCACCCGGTCGACCTCCGGACGCTCGCACGCCTCTAG
- the LOC8082982 gene encoding GDSL esterase/lipase At5g45670 isoform X1 gives MGRCACAWQMVVVGALAVLVAAATTARAAPQVPCYFIFGDSLVDNGNNNFIVSMARANYPPYGIDFAGGPTGRFSNGLTTVDAIDPLATYMRVPLFASCPSVCMHVAKLLGFDDFVPPFSGASSQQLLRGANFASAAAGIREETGQQLGGRISFSGQVQNYQSAVQEVISILGDEGSAATHLSRCIFTVGMGSNDYLNNYFMPAFYSTGSQYTPEQYAESLADDYSRLLQVMYRYGARKVALIGVGQVGCSPNELAQRSANGVTCVEQINAAVRMFNRRLVGLVDRFNKLPGAHFTYINIYGIFDDILRSPGAHGLKVTNAGCCGVGRNNGQVTCLPFQMPCANRHEYLFWDAFHPTEAANVLVAQRTYSAKLASDVHPVDLRTLARL, from the exons ATGGGGCGGTGCGCGTGCGCGTGGCAAATGGTCGTCGTGGGTGCCTTGGCCGTGCTCgtcgcggcggcgacgacggcgcGGGCGGCGCCGCAGGTGCCGTGCTACTTCATCTTCGGGGACTCGCTCGTGGACAACGGCAACAACAACTTCATCGTGTCCATGGCAAGGGCCAACTACCCGCCCTACGGGATCGACTTCGCCGGCGGCCCTACCGGCCGCTTCAGCAACGGCCTCACCACCGTCGATGCCATCG ATCCACTAGCTACTTACATGCGTGTGCCATTGTTTGCTTCATGTCCGTCCGTGTGCATGCATGTAGCTAAGCTCCTGGGCTTCGACGACTTCGTGCCCCCGTTCTCCGGCGCAAGCAGCCAGCAGCTCCTCCGCGGCGCCAActtcgcctccgccgccgccgggatccGGGAGGAGACGGGCCAGCAGCTG GGTGGGCGGATCAGCTTCAGCGGGCAGGTGCAGAACTACCAGTCGGCGGTGCAGGAGGTGATCAGCATCCTGGGCGACGAGGGCTCGGCGGCGACGCACCTGAGCCGGTGCATCTTCACGGTGGGGATGGGCAGCAACGACTACCTCAACAACTACTTCATGCCGGCCTTCTACAGCACGGGCAGCCAGTACACGCCGGAGCAGTACGCGGAGTCCCTGGCCGACGACTACTCCCGTCTCCTGCAGGTGATGTACCGGTACGGCGCCCGGAAGGTGGCGCTGATCGGCGTCGGGCAGGTCGGGTGCAGCCCCAACGAGCTGGCGCAGCGCAGCGCCAACGGCGTCACCTGCGTCGAGCAGATCAACGCCGCCGTCCGGATGTTCAACCGGCGGCTCGTCGGACTTGTGGACAGGTTCAACAAGCTCCCCGGCGCGCACTTCACCTACATCAACATCTACGGCATCTTCGACGACATCCTCAGGTCACCCGGCGCCCACGGGCTGAAGGTGACCAACGCGGGGTGCTGCGGCGTGGGCAGGAACAACGGGCAGGTGACGTGCCTGCCGTTCCAGATGCCCTGCGCCAACAGGCACGAGTACCTCTTCTGGGACGCCTTCCACCCGACGGAGGCGGCCAACGTCCTCGTCGCCCAGAGGACCTACAGCGCCAAGCTCGCCTCCGACGTGCACCCGGTCGACCTCCGGACGCTCGCACGCCTCTAG